A genomic region of Rhodothermales bacterium contains the following coding sequences:
- a CDS encoding HIT domain-containing protein has protein sequence MEHLWSPWRTQHVEEWSRKPAGEKGSLFERLAAEDRDEENLILWRGETCFVIMNLYPYNNGHCMIVPYRRIEAFREMTGDERREAFDTVDRVIGWLEQALSPDGFNVGVNQGEAAGAGIPDHLHVHVVPRWQSDTNFMPTTAQTKVIPEALRSTYAKLRAAIAEEA, from the coding sequence ATGGAGCATCTCTGGAGCCCCTGGCGCACGCAGCATGTCGAGGAGTGGTCGCGGAAGCCGGCCGGTGAGAAAGGATCTCTGTTCGAGCGGCTGGCCGCCGAGGATCGTGACGAGGAGAATCTCATCCTCTGGCGCGGCGAGACCTGCTTCGTCATCATGAACCTGTACCCGTACAACAACGGGCACTGCATGATTGTGCCCTATCGGCGTATTGAAGCGTTCAGGGAGATGACGGGCGATGAGCGCCGCGAAGCGTTCGACACCGTCGACCGTGTGATCGGCTGGCTCGAACAAGCGCTATCGCCGGACGGGTTCAACGTGGGCGTCAACCAGGGCGAGGCGGCCGGAGCGGGCATCCCGGACCATCTGCATGTGCACGTGGTGCCGCGGTGGCAGTCGGATACCAACTTCATGCCCACCACTGCGCAGACCAAGGTCATCCCGGAGGCCTTGCGCAGCACCTACGCCAAGCTGCGCGCGGCGATCGCGGAGGAGGCATGA
- a CDS encoding T9SS type A sorting domain-containing protein: MRVAPILLLTLLIAAPTAQAQNAQYTAEEWRSAIDAQWGAGDETSLKLRVFDAWWNEINLRFGGFHGIDLDIQEMRSRYRPEVQAGVSAGRFSGIMTHFTFGLKELHTYLWDNRVRNTPMNRGVPMMVVGSYGDNRRFGANLSVLPDSTLLVYETVPNHPAGLVPGDVVIGFDGERWVDIYPRLLDAELPLFLNPVHGNTDEVNYYYIMQAAGLNWHLFETMTVVKYSSGETVQIPTSQLAGQTATIWGKDQIAPPGVPWPDRGAGDRVGWGVIDGTNIGLVTVTSWAFDAQFDIRARFEQAVDEMMHVHDVDGIIFDFRFNTGGGALAREGLQLLFNTEVPTVGFDRRVAGGGHLEMEPDPSRREFNLVIRGDPATYFDKPIAILIGPGSISAGELEARRMSFHPEARVFGLPAAGGNTGSDFISLGHTQWFVSRANSAQYLVSNHEYLTHSPLLPDERVWFTREDAANGVDTVIEAAKGWILTEMTAIELPADLDMDLTVYPNPASSVFTATLSLEQASRVQMTLFDSLGRRVGESWSSVFPAGVQRRVWRSDVALGPGVYFLHLETEQGRVVRSVVVTR; this comes from the coding sequence ATGCGTGTCGCCCCCATTCTGCTCCTCACGCTTCTGATTGCCGCGCCCACCGCGCAGGCACAGAATGCTCAGTACACCGCCGAAGAGTGGCGATCCGCCATCGATGCACAGTGGGGAGCGGGAGACGAGACCTCACTCAAGCTGCGCGTCTTCGACGCCTGGTGGAATGAGATCAACCTGAGGTTCGGGGGATTCCACGGCATCGATCTCGATATCCAGGAGATGCGCTCTCGCTACCGGCCGGAAGTTCAGGCCGGTGTCAGCGCCGGCAGGTTTTCGGGGATCATGACCCACTTCACGTTCGGCCTGAAGGAGCTGCACACCTACCTGTGGGACAACCGGGTGCGCAACACCCCCATGAATCGTGGGGTGCCCATGATGGTGGTGGGTTCGTACGGCGACAATCGCCGCTTCGGGGCCAACCTGTCTGTGCTGCCAGACTCGACCCTGCTGGTCTATGAGACCGTCCCCAATCATCCAGCCGGTCTGGTTCCGGGCGATGTGGTCATCGGCTTCGACGGCGAGCGCTGGGTAGACATCTACCCGCGGCTGTTGGATGCCGAACTGCCCCTGTTTCTGAACCCCGTGCACGGCAATACGGACGAGGTCAACTACTACTACATCATGCAGGCAGCCGGCCTGAACTGGCACCTGTTTGAGACCATGACCGTGGTCAAGTACTCCAGCGGAGAAACGGTTCAGATTCCGACCTCTCAATTGGCCGGGCAAACCGCGACCATCTGGGGCAAGGACCAGATCGCTCCTCCCGGTGTGCCGTGGCCGGATCGCGGCGCCGGTGATCGGGTCGGCTGGGGCGTGATCGACGGCACCAACATCGGGTTGGTCACGGTGACCTCATGGGCGTTCGACGCACAGTTCGATATCCGGGCCCGGTTTGAGCAGGCTGTGGACGAGATGATGCATGTGCATGACGTGGACGGCATCATCTTCGATTTCCGGTTCAACACCGGAGGCGGTGCGCTGGCACGAGAGGGGCTGCAGCTCCTCTTCAATACCGAGGTGCCCACGGTTGGCTTCGACCGGCGAGTGGCGGGCGGCGGGCACCTCGAGATGGAGCCCGATCCCAGCCGCAGGGAGTTCAACCTTGTGATTCGGGGCGATCCTGCTACGTACTTCGACAAGCCCATCGCCATTCTGATCGGACCCGGATCTATTTCGGCCGGCGAACTGGAGGCACGGCGGATGTCGTTTCATCCGGAGGCGCGGGTCTTCGGATTACCGGCCGCGGGCGGCAACACCGGCTCCGACTTCATCAGCCTCGGGCATACTCAGTGGTTCGTTTCCCGGGCCAACAGCGCCCAGTACCTGGTGTCGAATCACGAGTACCTCACACACTCCCCCCTCCTGCCCGACGAGCGAGTCTGGTTTACGCGGGAAGACGCTGCCAACGGAGTCGACACCGTGATCGAAGCGGCAAAGGGCTGGATACTCACTGAGATGACTGCGATAGAGTTGCCGGCGGACCTGGACATGGACCTCACCGTGTATCCCAACCCCGCGTCGTCGGTGTTTACCGCGACTCTATCGCTGGAGCAGGCGAGCCGGGTTCAGATGACTCTGTTTGACAGTCTGGGGCGTCGCGTCGGAGAGTCCTGGAGCTCGGTGTTTCCGGCCGGTGTGCAGCGCCGCGTCTGGCGCAGTGATGTGGCTCTCGGCCCGGGCGTGTATTTCCTGCACCTGGAGACGGAGCAGGGGCGGGTTGTGCGGTCCGTGGTGGTTACGCGCTGA
- a CDS encoding 6,7-dimethyl-8-ribityllumazine synthase produces the protein MQQIEGRLAPGDARFGIVVSRFNEFITDRLLEGALDALRRHGADMDAVTVVRCPGAFEIPFVAKRMARSGNFDAIVALGAVIRGATSHYDFVAGEAAKGVGSASDDVPVIFGVITTDTIEQAIERAGTKAGNKGAEAAVAAIEMVDLLRQLDG, from the coding sequence ATGCAGCAGATCGAGGGCCGGCTCGCTCCCGGGGATGCCCGTTTCGGCATCGTAGTCAGCAGGTTCAACGAGTTCATCACGGATCGCCTTCTGGAGGGTGCACTGGATGCACTCCGGCGACACGGAGCGGACATGGACGCCGTGACCGTCGTGCGATGCCCGGGAGCATTCGAGATCCCGTTTGTAGCCAAGCGCATGGCGCGCTCGGGCAACTTTGATGCGATCGTTGCACTGGGCGCCGTGATCCGCGGTGCCACGTCGCACTATGACTTCGTGGCCGGAGAGGCCGCAAAGGGAGTGGGCTCCGCCTCCGACGATGTGCCGGTCATCTTCGGCGTGATCACCACCGACACAATCGAGCAGGCCATCGAGCGCGCCGGGACCAAGGCGGGCAACAAGGGTGCTGAGGCCGCCGTGGCGGCAATTGAAATGGTCGACCTGCTTCGCCAACTGGACGGCTGA
- a CDS encoding choice-of-anchor B family protein produces the protein MKRLFSLLALVALVAAPAFGQFGATVAVSGDQVIAGGATNDLSPGMLYAYTQADDGTWTQFQALSASEAADGDRFGRSVSITGDWMAVGAPGANSVHFFQKGADGMWTQAGSLTEEVDGFGGQVTMVGNHLVVAVSGGFRSAGSAWAYRWSDDNGWTALGELVPAYEGEEPLRGFPTAIALTEGQLAISASFANGQQGMVWTWKFDGESWGDPGTLEVPFSREGSGVGGALMMTDSYLTVGMPGHDGGMGSAAFFALDPEGNWQFGGRFAPFISGPRGQFGSTIAYGADHVLIGAPREPGGGTIYAFKVENEDIVGSTTIGPMGLDENARFGSTIAVNDQVAVVGALGQENRSGVAVPYAIADGQWDQGNYFYHDPPGYASVYGGTVECEEDQAGAFPCKDVNMLSFMNMEDLGAQRGIRTNDIWGWEDPETGREYALVGLTNQTSFVDVTDAENPVLIGTLMLTDTARPSVWRDMKVYMDHAYIVADGANQHGMQVFDLRQLRDFEGTPIEYEMTAYYDGIASSHNIVINEETGFAYAVGNSSGGETCGGGLHMIDISEPANPQFAGCFADGNSGRRGTGYSHDAQCVVYRGPDADYAGREICLGSNETALSISDVTDKSNPTSISIASYPNVAYAHQGWLTEDHRYFYMNDEGDEPRGLVDGTRTLIWDLADLDEPVLVGEHIATTTETDHNLYIRGNIMYQSNYGAGFRVLDISNPTAPVEIAYFDTSPVGGAGGSWSNYPYFKSGTIIVTGGSNGLFVLKQKEIDT, from the coding sequence ATGAAGCGGCTTTTTTCTCTGCTGGCGCTGGTAGCGCTGGTTGCGGCCCCGGCCTTCGGGCAGTTCGGAGCCACGGTTGCGGTCTCCGGCGATCAGGTGATCGCCGGCGGCGCGACAAACGATCTTTCCCCAGGCATGCTTTATGCCTACACCCAGGCAGATGACGGGACCTGGACGCAATTCCAGGCACTTTCCGCCAGCGAAGCAGCCGATGGTGACCGGTTTGGCCGGTCAGTCTCGATAACCGGCGACTGGATGGCGGTCGGCGCCCCAGGCGCGAACTCCGTGCACTTCTTCCAGAAAGGTGCCGACGGAATGTGGACCCAGGCGGGCTCGTTGACCGAGGAGGTCGATGGATTCGGCGGGCAGGTCACCATGGTCGGCAACCACCTTGTGGTCGCTGTCTCCGGCGGATTCCGCAGCGCGGGCAGTGCCTGGGCCTATCGCTGGAGCGACGACAATGGCTGGACGGCGCTTGGAGAACTCGTGCCGGCGTACGAAGGGGAGGAGCCGCTGCGCGGATTCCCGACGGCGATTGCGCTGACGGAGGGTCAGTTGGCCATCAGCGCCTCGTTCGCGAACGGCCAGCAGGGCATGGTCTGGACCTGGAAGTTCGACGGTGAGTCCTGGGGCGATCCGGGCACCCTCGAGGTTCCGTTCTCCCGCGAGGGCTCCGGTGTCGGCGGAGCGCTGATGATGACCGACTCCTATCTGACGGTCGGCATGCCGGGGCACGATGGCGGCATGGGTTCGGCAGCGTTCTTTGCACTCGACCCGGAAGGCAACTGGCAGTTTGGCGGCCGGTTTGCGCCGTTTATCTCCGGTCCGCGTGGGCAGTTCGGCTCGACGATCGCCTACGGGGCTGATCACGTGCTGATCGGCGCGCCGCGTGAGCCGGGTGGCGGGACCATCTACGCATTCAAGGTCGAGAACGAGGACATCGTAGGCTCCACGACGATCGGTCCAATGGGACTGGACGAGAACGCACGGTTCGGCTCGACCATCGCCGTCAATGACCAGGTCGCCGTTGTGGGCGCGCTGGGGCAGGAGAACCGTTCCGGTGTGGCCGTGCCGTATGCGATTGCCGACGGGCAGTGGGACCAGGGCAACTACTTCTACCATGACCCGCCGGGGTACGCGTCCGTGTACGGCGGAACCGTGGAGTGTGAGGAGGACCAGGCTGGCGCGTTCCCGTGCAAGGACGTGAACATGCTGTCCTTCATGAACATGGAAGACCTCGGAGCCCAGCGCGGCATCCGCACCAACGACATCTGGGGCTGGGAAGACCCGGAAACCGGTCGCGAGTACGCGCTGGTTGGGCTGACCAACCAGACGTCATTTGTTGACGTGACTGACGCGGAGAATCCGGTCCTGATTGGAACCCTCATGCTCACGGACACGGCACGCCCGAGCGTCTGGCGTGACATGAAGGTGTACATGGACCACGCGTACATCGTGGCAGACGGTGCCAATCAGCATGGCATGCAGGTGTTTGACCTGCGGCAGCTGCGCGACTTCGAGGGCACGCCCATCGAGTACGAGATGACCGCCTACTACGACGGCATCGCGAGCTCACACAACATCGTGATCAATGAGGAGACCGGGTTTGCGTACGCCGTGGGCAACAGCTCCGGTGGCGAAACCTGCGGCGGTGGTCTGCACATGATTGATATCAGCGAGCCGGCCAATCCGCAGTTTGCGGGCTGCTTCGCAGACGGCAACTCGGGTCGTCGCGGCACGGGCTACTCGCACGACGCACAGTGTGTGGTCTACCGCGGCCCGGATGCGGACTACGCAGGCCGTGAGATCTGCCTCGGCTCCAATGAGACGGCGCTGTCCATCTCGGATGTGACGGACAAGTCGAATCCGACCTCGATTTCCATCGCCTCCTACCCGAACGTGGCGTACGCCCACCAGGGCTGGCTGACGGAAGATCATCGCTACTTCTACATGAATGATGAGGGCGATGAGCCCCGCGGCCTTGTCGACGGGACGCGCACGTTGATCTGGGATCTGGCCGATCTCGACGAGCCTGTGCTGGTCGGCGAGCACATCGCGACGACCACGGAGACGGATCACAACCTCTACATCCGTGGCAACATCATGTACCAGTCCAACTACGGTGCGGGCTTCCGCGTGCTGGACATTTCGAATCCCACGGCACCGGTGGAGATTGCCTACTTCGACACCTCCCCGGTCGGGGGCGCAGGCGGTTCGTGGAGCAACTACCCGTACTTCAAGAGCGGTACGATCATCGTGACCGGCGGCTCAAACGGGCTGTTTGTGCTCAAGCAGAAGGAGATCGACACCTAG
- a CDS encoding NAD-dependent epimerase/dehydratase family protein yields MRYFLTGATGFLGGELARQLRAASHDVIALVRSPEKAGPLREIGVHIAQGDITDHASLHDPMKGCDGVFHCAAWYAVGTDSSRAHAINVGGTRNVLETMRDLGIPKGVYTSTLGVNSDTKGAIRDESYRYEGGDFLSVYEETKWRAHYEVAIPMMKAGLPLVIVNPGIIYGPGDTSQLGQILKDAIRGKPVALPDEPSGGCWSHVEDVAQAHILAMEKGTAGETYNINGPIHTFKEAVRTAAKVGDAKLRAMWVPPTVLRVMAPVMDVIGSVIPLPTEMAGETLRASAGVTYFGDNSKARRDLGYDPRPIDTGFRQTFGGA; encoded by the coding sequence ATGCGCTACTTCCTGACCGGCGCCACCGGCTTCCTCGGCGGCGAACTGGCCCGCCAACTTCGCGCCGCAAGCCACGACGTCATCGCCCTCGTCCGCTCGCCTGAAAAGGCCGGGCCGCTCAGGGAGATCGGAGTGCACATCGCCCAGGGGGACATCACGGACCATGCGTCGCTGCACGACCCCATGAAGGGTTGCGACGGCGTGTTCCACTGCGCAGCCTGGTACGCGGTCGGCACCGACAGCTCCCGCGCCCACGCCATCAACGTCGGCGGGACCCGGAATGTGCTGGAAACCATGCGCGACCTCGGCATTCCGAAGGGCGTCTACACCAGCACGCTTGGCGTCAACTCCGATACCAAGGGCGCCATTCGGGACGAGTCGTACCGATACGAGGGCGGGGACTTCCTGAGCGTGTATGAGGAGACCAAGTGGCGTGCCCACTACGAAGTGGCGATTCCCATGATGAAGGCCGGGCTCCCTCTGGTCATCGTCAATCCCGGGATCATCTACGGGCCGGGCGATACCAGCCAGCTGGGGCAGATCCTAAAGGATGCCATTCGCGGGAAACCGGTGGCCCTGCCGGATGAGCCCTCAGGCGGGTGTTGGAGTCACGTGGAAGACGTGGCCCAGGCGCACATTCTGGCGATGGAGAAGGGCACTGCGGGCGAGACGTACAACATCAACGGGCCGATACACACCTTCAAAGAGGCGGTCAGGACGGCAGCCAAAGTCGGCGACGCAAAGCTGCGAGCCATGTGGGTGCCGCCGACCGTGCTGCGGGTGATGGCACCGGTAATGGATGTGATCGGCTCCGTAATTCCGCTACCGACGGAAATGGCTGGAGAGACACTCCGTGCTTCGGCCGGCGTCACGTACTTCGGCGACAACAGCAAAGCCCGCCGGGATCTGGGCTACGATCCGCGGCCGATCGACACGGGGTTTCGGCAGACGTTCGGCGGGGCCTGA
- a CDS encoding PHP domain-containing protein, whose amino-acid sequence MIELHAHTTASDGMLSPEELVRTAAGRGVRTLAITDHDTTGAFGSALKEAAAAQGVRVIAGIETSASVGTDDVHLLGLGIDPESAELQQLIRAMRSRRQERAKAILDRLGALGVGVDWESVEAQAGGVVTRPHLASALVDGGHVPDIRSAFDLYLARGAGAFVRLQAPSAEEWIAAIRAAGGVSVLAHPGHWTPHRTVLALMEQGLDAVEVRHPSHDVDLEVYYQDLADREGLMCGGGSDFHGRFEEEAERLGQFQPPPPRLERLMDPVQIWA is encoded by the coding sequence TTGATTGAACTGCACGCTCATACCACGGCATCGGACGGCATGCTTTCGCCGGAGGAGCTGGTCCGAACGGCCGCGGGTCGGGGCGTGCGCACCCTGGCCATTACGGATCACGACACGACCGGAGCGTTCGGTTCGGCGCTCAAAGAGGCGGCCGCGGCGCAAGGAGTACGGGTGATCGCGGGGATCGAAACCTCTGCCTCGGTCGGCACCGATGACGTGCACCTTCTGGGCCTGGGCATTGACCCGGAGAGCGCGGAGTTGCAGCAGTTGATTCGGGCGATGCGGTCCCGCCGGCAGGAGCGGGCCAAGGCCATTCTGGACCGGCTGGGCGCGCTCGGAGTCGGCGTGGATTGGGAATCGGTCGAGGCGCAGGCTGGTGGCGTGGTCACCAGGCCGCATCTGGCGTCGGCGCTGGTGGATGGGGGACACGTGCCGGATATCCGATCGGCATTTGACCTGTATCTCGCCCGCGGTGCCGGGGCGTTCGTGCGCCTTCAGGCCCCATCGGCCGAAGAGTGGATAGCCGCGATTCGGGCTGCAGGCGGCGTATCCGTGCTCGCTCACCCGGGCCACTGGACCCCGCATCGCACCGTCCTTGCACTTATGGAGCAGGGCCTGGATGCCGTCGAGGTCAGGCACCCCTCACACGACGTCGATCTGGAGGTGTACTACCAGGACTTGGCAGATCGGGAAGGGTTGATGTGCGGCGGCGGGTCCGACTTCCACGGGCGGTTCGAGGAAGAGGCCGAACGACTGGGCCAGTTTCAACCGCCACCGCCGAGGCTTGAGCGTCTCATGGACCCGGTGCAGATCTGGGCCTGA